The proteins below are encoded in one region of Juglans microcarpa x Juglans regia isolate MS1-56 chromosome 4D, Jm3101_v1.0, whole genome shotgun sequence:
- the LOC121259260 gene encoding peroxidase 3-like produces MKIETNIILLLVCIVVTGFLGVCQGGNLRKNFYKTSCPCAEKIIHDVTWKHVSSNPNLPAKLLRMHFHDCFVRGCDASILLNSTADNTAEKESPPNQSLSGFDVIDDIKAQVEKECKGVVSCADIVSLAARDSVSFQFQKPMWEVLTGRRDGTVSRIAEVLSNLPPAIFNFDQLKNNFARKNLTVHDLVVLSGGHTIGIGHCIGFTNRLYNFTGRGDQDPSLNPTYAEFLKKKCPSPTDAITTVEMDPGSSQKFGSSYYAILLQNKGLFQSDAALLTSKQARNTVKELVSQTDFFTEFAQSMKRMGAIEVLTGTAGEIRKQCGKVN; encoded by the exons ATGAAGATTGAGACTAACATAATTCTCCTGTTGGTCTGCATAGTGGTTACTGGCTTTCTTGGGGTTTGCCAAGGAGGCAATCTCAGGAAGAATTTCTATAAGACATCCTGTCCATGCGCAGAGAAGATAATCCATGATGTCACTTGGAAACATGTTTCCAGCAATCCCAACTTGCCGGCAAAGCTGCTGAGGATGCATTTCCACGACTGTTTTGTCAGG GGTTGCGATGCATCAATTCTATTGAACTCAACAGCAGATAACACTGCAGAGAAGGAGTCACCACCAAACCAAAGCTTGTCTGGTTTCGATGTAATCGATGACATTAAAGCACAAGTTGAGAAGGAATGCAAAGGAGTTGTATCTTGCGCAGATATTGTGTCTTTGGCAGCTCGGGACTCTGTTTCATTCCAA TTCCAAAAACCAATGTGGGAAGTGCTTACAGGTAGAAGAGATGGCACCGTTTCACGCATCGCAGAAGTCTTATCCAACCTTCCACCTGCTATCTTTAACTTCGACCAACTCAAGAACAATTTTGCCCGTAAAAACCTTACCGTGCATGACCTTGTCGTGTTATCAG GTGGTCACACCATTGGAATTGGTCACTGCATTGGTTTCACCAACAGGCTCTACAACTTCACTGGAAGAGGCGATCAAGATCCGTCTTTGAACCCAACCTATGCCGAGTTCTTGAAGAAAAAATGCCCGAGCCCCACAGACGCAATAACAACAGTGGAAATGGACCCAGGTAGCTCCCAGAAATTTGGCAGCAGCTACTACGCAATCCTTCTGCAGAATAAGGGTCTGTTCCAATCAGACGCGGCGCTTCTGACCAGCAAGCAAGCCAGAAACACTGTCAAGGAGTTGGTTAGCCAAACAGATTTCTTCACAGAATTTGCACAGTCGATGAAGAGGATGGGAGCGATCGAGGTCCTCACCGGCACCGCCGGTGAGATTAGGAAGCAATGTGGGAAAGTGAATTAG